Proteins encoded within one genomic window of Bradyrhizobium sp. AZCC 1719:
- a CDS encoding acyl-CoA thioesterase: MSREQFWFFHPFRVRYSEIDGQGVVFNAHYLTYFDTTITEYFRALGYDQYADARQSGVDFHVVKSVIEYKAPVRFDWELEVGACVARIGNSSMTFELAIFLKGGGDALVTGEIVWVNTDQQTHRPVPIAKPIRDLIATREKHLAA, encoded by the coding sequence ATGTCACGCGAGCAATTCTGGTTCTTCCACCCGTTCCGGGTGCGCTACTCCGAGATCGACGGCCAGGGCGTCGTCTTCAACGCGCATTATCTGACCTATTTCGACACCACCATCACCGAATATTTTCGTGCGCTCGGCTATGATCAATATGCCGACGCAAGGCAATCCGGCGTCGATTTTCACGTCGTCAAATCCGTCATTGAGTACAAGGCGCCAGTCCGCTTCGACTGGGAGCTCGAGGTCGGCGCGTGCGTGGCGCGGATCGGAAATTCGAGCATGACCTTCGAGCTTGCGATTTTCCTCAAAGGCGGCGGCGATGCGCTGGTGACCGGCGAGATCGTCTGGGTGAACACCGATCAGCAGACCCATCGTCCCGTCCCGATAGCAAAGCCGATCCGCGACCTGATCGCGACGCGGGAGAAGCATCTCGCGGCGTGA
- a CDS encoding RidA family protein yields the protein MPRRLISTGSPFEKTAGYSRAVIDGDFAFVAGTTGYDYKTMVIPADITSQARNCFDNIEAALKEGGFAMADIVRATYYITDIADADAFFAVCGEVFGEIRPATTLLVVAGLYKPEMKIEIEVTAKRRTA from the coding sequence ATGCCCCGCCGCCTGATTTCCACCGGCTCGCCGTTCGAGAAGACCGCCGGCTACAGCCGCGCCGTCATCGACGGCGATTTCGCCTTCGTCGCCGGCACCACCGGCTACGACTACAAGACCATGGTCATTCCGGCCGATATCACGAGCCAGGCCCGCAACTGCTTTGACAACATCGAGGCGGCGCTCAAGGAAGGCGGCTTTGCGATGGCCGACATCGTCCGCGCGACCTACTACATCACCGACATTGCCGATGCGGACGCCTTCTTTGCGGTCTGCGGCGAAGTCTTCGGCGAGATCCGTCCGGCCACGACCCTGCTGGTAGTCGCTGGCCTCTACAAGCCCGAGATGAAGATCGAGATCGAAGTGACGGCGAAGCGCCGCACCGCCTAA
- a CDS encoding M3 family metallopeptidase produces MSETLQTAAPSEAGENPLLRPWQTPFETPPFSEIQPEHFLPAFEQAFADHAAEIAAITHDPSVPDFANTITALERSGKLLAKVSAVFYDLVSAHSNPAILEIDTEVSLRMARHWNPIMMNAVMFGRIALLHENRATLGLSGEQMRLLERTYTNFYRAGAGLDEVAKKRRAEINERLAQLGTSFSHHLLGDEQDWFMELGDDDRDGLPEAFVTAAKAAAEERGMAGKAIVTLSRSSVEPFLKSSSRRDLREKVFKAFTARGDNGNANDNNATIVEILALREEAARIMGFPTYAAYRLEDSMAKTPEAVRSLLERVWKPAREQALADRDALQGLIAEEGGNFALAPWDWRYYAEKLRQRRADFDDAAIKPYLVLDHMIEAAFDCATRLFGITFSERKDIPVWHPDVRVWEVKDAAGKHKALFYGDYFARPSKRSGAWMTSLRDQQKLDVDVAPLIINVCNFAKGADGQPSLLSPDDARTLFHEFGHGLHGMLSNVTYPSLSGTSVFTDFVELPSQLYEHWQEQPQVLRQFAKHYQTGEPLPDDLLQRFLAARKFNQGFATVEFVSSALVDLEFHTQPAAASRDVAAFEKAELEKIGMPAEIALRHRPTQFGHIFSGDHYASGYYSYMWSEVMDADAFGAFEEAGDIFDPAVAKRLHDDIYSSGGSRDPEDAYIAFRGREPEADALLRRRGLLEATPAA; encoded by the coding sequence ATGTCAGAAACCCTGCAGACGGCGGCCCCTTCGGAAGCTGGCGAAAACCCGCTGCTCCGGCCGTGGCAGACGCCGTTCGAGACACCGCCCTTCAGCGAGATCCAGCCGGAACACTTCCTGCCCGCCTTCGAGCAGGCGTTTGCCGATCACGCCGCCGAGATCGCGGCGATCACCCACGATCCCTCGGTGCCGGACTTCGCCAACACCATCACGGCGCTGGAGCGCTCGGGCAAGCTGCTCGCGAAGGTCTCTGCCGTGTTCTACGACCTGGTCTCGGCGCACTCCAATCCGGCGATCCTGGAGATCGACACGGAAGTCTCCTTGCGGATGGCGCGGCACTGGAACCCGATCATGATGAACGCGGTGATGTTCGGGCGCATAGCGCTGCTGCACGAGAACCGCGCCACGCTCGGCCTGAGCGGCGAACAGATGCGGCTCCTGGAGCGCACCTACACCAACTTCTACCGCGCCGGCGCCGGCCTCGACGAGGTCGCCAAGAAGCGCCGGGCCGAGATCAACGAGCGGCTGGCCCAGCTCGGCACCTCGTTCAGCCATCATCTGCTCGGCGACGAGCAGGACTGGTTCATGGAGCTCGGCGATGACGACCGTGACGGCCTTCCCGAGGCCTTCGTCACCGCGGCCAAGGCCGCCGCTGAAGAGCGCGGCATGGCGGGCAAGGCGATTGTGACGTTGTCGCGCTCCTCGGTCGAGCCGTTCCTGAAGAGCTCATCCCGCCGCGACCTGCGCGAGAAGGTCTTCAAGGCCTTCACTGCGCGGGGCGACAATGGCAACGCCAACGACAACAACGCCACCATCGTCGAGATCCTTGCGCTCCGCGAGGAGGCCGCCAGGATCATGGGCTTTCCGACCTACGCCGCCTACCGGCTGGAGGATTCCATGGCCAAGACGCCGGAGGCGGTGCGCAGCCTGCTGGAGCGGGTCTGGAAGCCGGCCCGGGAGCAGGCGCTCGCCGACCGCGACGCGCTGCAGGGGCTGATCGCGGAGGAGGGCGGCAACTTCGCGCTCGCCCCGTGGGATTGGCGCTACTACGCCGAAAAGCTGCGGCAGCGGCGGGCCGATTTTGACGACGCGGCGATAAAGCCCTATCTGGTGCTCGACCACATGATCGAGGCCGCCTTCGACTGCGCCACCCGCCTGTTCGGGATCACCTTCTCCGAGCGCAAGGACATTCCGGTCTGGCATCCGGATGTCCGGGTCTGGGAGGTCAAGGACGCCGCCGGCAAGCACAAAGCGCTGTTCTATGGCGATTATTTCGCGAGACCCTCAAAGCGTTCCGGCGCCTGGATGACCTCGCTGCGCGACCAGCAGAAGCTCGACGTCGACGTCGCCCCGCTGATCATCAATGTCTGCAATTTCGCCAAGGGCGCGGACGGCCAGCCGTCGCTGCTGTCGCCCGATGACGCACGCACCCTGTTCCATGAGTTCGGCCACGGCCTGCACGGCATGCTGTCCAATGTGACCTATCCTTCGCTGTCGGGGACATCCGTGTTTACCGATTTCGTCGAGTTGCCCTCGCAGCTCTACGAGCATTGGCAGGAGCAGCCGCAGGTGCTGCGGCAGTTCGCCAAGCACTACCAGACCGGCGAGCCGCTGCCGGACGACCTGCTGCAGCGCTTCCTCGCCGCGCGAAAATTCAACCAGGGCTTTGCCACCGTGGAGTTCGTCTCCTCGGCGCTGGTCGATCTTGAATTCCATACCCAGCCGGCCGCCGCCAGCCGCGACGTGGCGGCGTTCGAAAAGGCGGAGCTGGAGAAGATCGGCATGCCCGCCGAAATCGCGCTACGGCACCGGCCGACCCAATTCGGCCACATCTTCTCCGGCGATCATTACGCATCGGGCTACTACAGCTACATGTGGTCGGAAGTGATGGACGCCGACGCCTTCGGCGCGTTCGAGGAGGCCGGCGACATCTTCGATCCCGCGGTGGCAAAACGCCTGCACGACGACATCTATTCGTCGGGCGGCTCGCGCGACCCCGAGGACGCCTATATCGCCTTCCGCGGCCGCGAGCCGGAGGCCGACGCGTTGTTGCGCCGGCGCGGCCTGCTCGAAGCAACGCCGGCGGCCTGA
- the hemH gene encoding ferrochelatase encodes MTAVVPPRNAAAPAALEQRIGVLLVNLGTPDTADAQGVRVYLKEFLSDPRVIEDQGLVWKAILNGIILRVRPARKARDYQKIWNAERGESPLKTITRSQAEKLAAAIADREHVVIDWAMRYGNPSIRSRIDALAAQGCDRLLVVPLYPQYSAATSATVCDEVFRALADMRAQPTLRVSPPYYDNPEYIEALAVSMSEHLAALPFQPELIVASFHGMPQKYVDKGDPYYTQCVATTESLRKRLGLDASKLVLTFQSRFGSDEWLQPYTDKTIEKLAKDGVKRIVVVTPGFSADCLETLEEIAQENAEIFRHNGGEQFSAIPCLNDSEPGMDVIRQLVLRELQGWI; translated from the coding sequence ATGACCGCGGTCGTCCCCCCCAGAAATGCAGCGGCGCCGGCAGCCCTGGAGCAACGCATCGGCGTGCTGCTGGTCAATCTGGGTACGCCCGACACCGCCGATGCCCAGGGGGTGCGGGTCTACCTGAAGGAATTCCTCTCCGACCCGCGTGTGATCGAGGATCAGGGCCTCGTCTGGAAAGCGATTCTCAACGGCATCATTCTGCGGGTGCGTCCGGCCAGAAAGGCGCGCGACTACCAGAAGATCTGGAACGCCGAGAGAGGCGAATCCCCGCTCAAGACCATCACGCGATCGCAGGCCGAAAAGCTCGCGGCGGCGATCGCCGATCGCGAGCACGTCGTCATCGATTGGGCGATGCGCTACGGCAACCCGTCGATCCGCTCGCGCATCGATGCCTTGGCTGCACAAGGCTGCGATCGCCTGCTGGTGGTGCCGCTCTATCCGCAATATTCCGCGGCGACCTCGGCGACGGTCTGCGACGAGGTGTTTCGCGCGCTCGCCGACATGCGCGCGCAGCCGACGCTGCGGGTAAGCCCGCCTTATTATGACAATCCCGAGTACATCGAAGCGCTCGCCGTCTCGATGTCAGAACATCTGGCGGCCCTGCCATTCCAGCCCGAACTGATCGTGGCGTCGTTCCACGGCATGCCGCAGAAATATGTCGACAAGGGCGATCCCTATTACACGCAGTGCGTCGCAACAACGGAAAGCTTGCGCAAGCGCTTGGGCCTTGATGCCTCCAAACTGGTCCTGACATTTCAATCGCGCTTCGGCAGCGACGAGTGGTTGCAGCCCTACACCGACAAGACCATCGAAAAACTGGCGAAAGATGGCGTGAAACGCATTGTGGTGGTGACGCCCGGCTTCTCCGCCGATTGCCTGGAGACGCTGGAGGAGATCGCGCAGGAAAATGCCGAGATTTTCAGGCATAACGGCGGCGAACAGTTTTCAGCGATTCCTTGCCTGAACGACAGCGAGCCCGGCATGGACGTGATCCGCCAACTCGTTTTGCGCGAGCTTCAAGGCTGGATTTAA
- a CDS encoding NfeD family protein: MTDIFSTLGTWNWLIFGFVLMALELLAPGVFMFWLGLAALLVGLVSFAISPSWQTQLLMFAVFAVAAVPAWRHFARSEGSRSLSNPFLNNRTKALIGREFTLEKPIVGGTGTVRIDDTIWRVAGPDAPAGSRVRVVQADGASLTVAVA, from the coding sequence ATGACCGACATATTCTCGACGTTAGGCACCTGGAATTGGCTGATCTTCGGCTTCGTCCTGATGGCGCTGGAATTGCTCGCGCCGGGTGTCTTCATGTTCTGGCTCGGGCTCGCGGCGCTATTGGTCGGGCTCGTGTCGTTTGCGATCAGCCCGTCTTGGCAGACGCAGCTCCTGATGTTTGCGGTGTTCGCGGTTGCCGCGGTACCGGCCTGGCGGCACTTTGCGCGCAGCGAAGGCAGCCGCAGCCTGAGCAACCCGTTTCTCAACAACCGGACCAAGGCGCTGATCGGCCGGGAGTTCACGCTGGAAAAGCCGATCGTCGGCGGCACCGGCACCGTGCGGATCGACGACACGATCTGGCGTGTCGCCGGCCCCGACGCGCCGGCCGGCAGCCGCGTCAGGGTAGTGCAGGCCGATGGCGCCAGCCTGACGGTGGCGGTGGCTTAG
- a CDS encoding MAPEG family protein, with translation MTIAEWCVFGTLMLYLLTIASVKWAAYGRFDNAKPRDPAFYQDPIRARALGAHQNGIEAFPFFAVAVLLAEFRLGPQRLIDELAILFVIVRIAYVFTYLGNRPTLRSILWTLGFAINIAIFFMPAIKAYLPA, from the coding sequence ATGACGATCGCCGAGTGGTGTGTTTTCGGAACGCTGATGCTGTATTTGCTGACGATCGCATCGGTCAAATGGGCCGCCTACGGCCGTTTCGACAATGCCAAGCCGCGCGACCCCGCCTTCTACCAGGACCCGATCCGCGCCCGTGCACTTGGCGCGCATCAGAACGGCATCGAGGCCTTTCCGTTCTTCGCAGTCGCCGTGCTGCTGGCGGAATTTCGGCTCGGGCCACAGCGCCTGATCGACGAACTCGCGATTCTGTTCGTGATCGTGCGGATCGCCTATGTCTTCACCTATCTCGGCAACCGCCCAACGCTGCGCTCGATCCTCTGGACGCTGGGGTTCGCAATCAACATCGCGATCTTCTTCATGCCGGCGATCAAGGCGTATCTGCCGGCGTAG
- a CDS encoding DUF1007 family protein produces the protein MAPRFRGDNVLRVLFGLIVALSLGTAAAEAHPHVWITARSEVVYAPDGVMTGVRHAWTFDDMFSTYALQGVATKTKGVYTREELAPLAQTNVESLKDFAYFTFAKADGKKAKFEEPVDYYLEYKDSALTLHFVLPLKAPATSKQLALEVFDPSYFIDFKFEDKDPVKLIGAPATCQMQFQRPNDETANTQRLNEQNFLNGDNSNYGAMFANKIMVNCP, from the coding sequence ATGGCTCCCCGCTTTCGCGGGGACAACGTGTTGCGTGTACTGTTCGGCTTGATCGTCGCGTTGTCGCTCGGCACAGCCGCGGCCGAGGCCCATCCCCATGTCTGGATCACCGCCAGGAGCGAGGTGGTCTACGCGCCCGACGGGGTGATGACGGGTGTTCGTCACGCCTGGACGTTCGATGACATGTTCTCGACCTACGCGCTGCAGGGCGTCGCGACCAAGACCAAGGGCGTCTATACCCGCGAGGAACTGGCGCCGCTGGCACAGACCAACGTCGAGTCGCTGAAGGACTTCGCCTATTTCACCTTCGCCAAGGCCGACGGCAAGAAGGCGAAATTCGAGGAACCGGTCGACTATTACCTCGAATACAAGGACAGCGCGCTGACGCTGCATTTCGTGCTGCCGCTGAAGGCGCCGGCGACCTCGAAGCAGTTGGCGCTGGAAGTATTCGATCCCTCCTACTTCATCGACTTCAAGTTCGAAGACAAGGATCCGGTCAAGCTGATCGGCGCGCCCGCCACCTGCCAGATGCAATTCCAGCGGCCGAACGACGAGACCGCCAACACCCAGCGCCTGAACGAGCAGAATTTCTTGAACGGCGACAATTCCAACTATGGCGCGATGTTCGCCAACAAGATCATGGTGAACTGCCCATGA
- a CDS encoding GNAT family N-acetyltransferase, with protein MTALRKTTVALTPNATPFAIRAERASDVAAREALLDACFGDNRHMRACQRLRDGRAPAEGLSLSAVSKGRLVGTLRLWHVSAGGIPALMLGPLAVEASSRQFGVGAALMDHALAAAKARGHRAVVLLGDAPYYARFGFSAAKTGELSLPGAFERNRLLGLEFCEGALDGACGMIVPTGARLPQTKAVRARKAKTLLLPRVA; from the coding sequence ATGACTGCTTTGCGGAAGACCACTGTTGCCCTCACCCCGAACGCCACTCCGTTCGCGATCCGTGCGGAGCGAGCATCGGACGTCGCTGCGCGCGAGGCGCTGCTGGATGCCTGCTTTGGCGACAACCGCCATATGCGCGCCTGCCAGCGCCTGCGCGACGGACGCGCGCCCGCCGAAGGCCTCAGCCTTTCGGCCGTGAGCAAGGGCCGGCTGGTCGGTACGTTGCGGTTGTGGCACGTCAGCGCCGGGGGCATCCCGGCGCTCATGCTCGGCCCGCTGGCGGTGGAGGCATCCTCCCGCCAGTTCGGGGTCGGGGCTGCGCTGATGGACCACGCGCTCGCGGCGGCGAAGGCGCGTGGCCATCGCGCGGTAGTCCTGCTGGGCGATGCGCCGTACTACGCCCGCTTCGGCTTCTCGGCCGCGAAGACTGGCGAGCTGTCGCTGCCAGGCGCCTTCGAGCGCAACCGCCTGCTCGGCCTGGAGTTTTGCGAAGGCGCGCTTGACGGCGCCTGCGGCATGATCGTTCCGACCGGTGCACGCTTGCCGCAAACAAAGGCAGTGCGGGCCAGGAAGGCGAAGACCTTGCTCCTGCCGCGCGTGGCCTGA
- a CDS encoding nickel/cobalt transporter: MRRMLPASLARGIAMTAAAIAAVAIFDAALHALMAQNPFGGPRPAAEPQVGGVIGWILAKQSEFYREMSATIRAAKSDGSAVWTLLGISFAYGIFHAAGPGHGKAVISSYLVANEETARRGIVLSFASAFLQALVAVAIVAVFAWLLSSTAKTMCSAEKAIEVVSYALIAAFGARLVWTKGGGFMRALQAKPELAMASATAHHHDHDHGHAHHHHHDHGDHHGHGHDHGHPHVHDEHCGHSHGPTPDQLAGPGGWRRGLGTIFAVGMRPCSGAILVLVFSLAQGLFLAGIAATFVMGLGTAITVAAIAVIAVSAKGLAKRLSAGREGGGALIMRGIEFGAAGLVLLFGLGLLFGYLAAERATCL; encoded by the coding sequence ATGAGGCGGATGCTCCCCGCAAGCCTCGCGCGAGGGATCGCAATGACGGCCGCGGCGATCGCGGCCGTTGCGATTTTCGATGCTGCCTTGCATGCGCTGATGGCGCAGAATCCGTTCGGTGGTCCACGTCCCGCGGCCGAGCCGCAGGTCGGCGGCGTGATCGGATGGATTTTGGCCAAGCAATCCGAATTCTACCGCGAAATGTCCGCCACCATCCGCGCGGCGAAATCGGACGGCAGCGCCGTCTGGACGCTGCTTGGAATTTCCTTTGCTTACGGCATTTTTCATGCCGCAGGCCCCGGCCACGGCAAGGCGGTGATCTCGTCCTATCTCGTCGCCAATGAGGAAACCGCGCGGCGCGGCATCGTGCTGTCGTTCGCCTCGGCGTTCCTGCAGGCGTTGGTGGCGGTCGCGATCGTGGCCGTCTTCGCCTGGCTGCTCTCTTCCACAGCCAAGACGATGTGCTCTGCGGAGAAGGCGATCGAGGTCGTCAGCTACGCGCTGATCGCGGCGTTCGGCGCCCGGCTGGTCTGGACCAAGGGCGGCGGTTTTATGCGCGCGCTGCAGGCGAAGCCGGAGCTGGCGATGGCATCGGCCACGGCTCATCATCACGATCATGATCACGGCCATGCCCATCACCATCATCATGATCACGGCGATCATCACGGCCATGGTCATGACCACGGCCATCCCCATGTTCATGATGAGCATTGCGGCCATTCGCACGGGCCGACACCGGACCAACTCGCCGGCCCCGGCGGCTGGCGGCGCGGCTTGGGGACGATCTTTGCCGTCGGCATGCGGCCCTGCTCGGGCGCCATCCTGGTGCTGGTATTCTCGCTGGCGCAGGGCCTGTTCCTGGCCGGCATCGCCGCGACCTTCGTGATGGGTCTCGGGACCGCGATCACGGTCGCCGCCATCGCTGTGATCGCCGTATCGGCGAAAGGTCTGGCAAAGCGGCTGAGCGCCGGGCGCGAGGGCGGCGGCGCGCTGATCATGCGCGGCATCGAATTCGGCGCCGCCGGCCTGGTGCTCTTGTTCGGCTTGGGCCTGTTGTTCGGCTACCTCGCCGCCGAACGCGCGACGTGTCTCTGA
- a CDS encoding IS110 family transposase, which yields MQASTIATPTAGHCGTIFVAIELSQKTWLVTLHSPDRGKISRHKLEGGNHAELLALIDRERTRAARALGGVPALVSCYEAGYDGFWLHRLLLAAGITNYVFDPASIAVDQRARRVKTDRIDGEKMLRTLMAYLRGEPRVVRIVRVPAAEQEDARRASRERDRLVKEQTAHTNRIKALLRLLGMAVGNPRRRDWLSWLATQRDWQGQAVPLQMLSEIRHEHARLMLVRERLDELAKAAAQADATPAAAQMTKRSDLLLRLKCLGPAFATTLTNEVFYKDFRNRREVASYFGLTPSPWQSGGIDRDQGISKAGNPRARCAAIELAWLWLRHQPDSKLTLEYRKRTLDASKRIKRVAIVALARKLMVALWRYLTTGLVPDGAVLKAVKV from the coding sequence ATGCAAGCATCGACCATAGCCACGCCCACCGCCGGTCATTGTGGCACAATTTTCGTTGCGATCGAACTGAGTCAGAAGACCTGGCTGGTGACGCTGCACAGCCCGGACAGGGGCAAGATATCGCGCCACAAGCTGGAAGGTGGCAATCATGCCGAGCTGCTGGCGCTGATCGATCGGGAGCGCACTCGGGCGGCTCGGGCGCTGGGAGGCGTTCCGGCGTTGGTGAGTTGCTACGAAGCGGGCTACGACGGGTTTTGGCTGCACCGGCTTCTGCTGGCGGCCGGCATCACGAACTACGTATTTGATCCCGCGAGCATAGCGGTGGATCAGCGGGCCCGGCGGGTGAAGACCGACCGGATCGACGGCGAGAAGATGCTGCGGACGCTAATGGCGTATTTGCGCGGCGAGCCGCGGGTGGTGCGGATCGTCCGGGTGCCTGCTGCCGAACAGGAGGACGCCCGCCGCGCCAGCCGCGAACGCGACCGGCTGGTTAAGGAGCAGACCGCGCACACCAACCGGATCAAGGCGCTGCTGCGGCTATTGGGCATGGCGGTCGGGAACCCGCGCCGGCGCGACTGGCTGAGCTGGCTGGCAACGCAGCGGGACTGGCAGGGCCAGGCGGTGCCGCTGCAGATGCTGAGCGAGATCCGGCACGAGCACGCGCGGCTGATGCTGGTGCGCGAGCGGCTCGATGAGCTCGCCAAGGCAGCGGCTCAAGCGGATGCAACCCCTGCGGCGGCGCAGATGACCAAGCGCAGCGATCTGCTGCTCCGCCTCAAATGCCTCGGCCCGGCGTTCGCGACGACGTTGACCAACGAAGTATTCTACAAGGACTTCCGCAACCGCCGCGAGGTTGCGAGCTATTTCGGGCTGACGCCCAGTCCGTGGCAAAGCGGCGGGATTGATCGCGACCAGGGCATCAGCAAGGCGGGCAATCCACGTGCCCGTTGTGCCGCGATCGAACTGGCCTGGCTGTGGCTGCGGCATCAGCCGGACAGCAAGCTCACCCTGGAGTACCGCAAGCGCACGCTCGATGCCAGCAAGCGCATCAAGCGCGTCGCCATCGTCGCCTTGGCACGCAAGCTGATGGTGGCGCTCTGGCGCTACCTCACGACCGGCTTGGTGCCTGACGGAGCGGTGCTCAAAGCGGTAAAGGTGTAA
- a CDS encoding SPFH domain-containing protein: MSGFDIFAIALVLLVIATLFAGVKTVPQGYDWTIERFGKYTRTLSPGLNLIIPYFDRVGRKMNMMEQVINIPEQEVITKDNATVTVDGVAFFQVFDAAKASYEVANLEQAIIVLTMTNIRSVMGSMDLDQVLSHRDEINERLLRVVDAAVSPWGLKVNRIEIKDIVPPADLVEAMGRQMKAERVKRADILQAEGQRQSEILRAEGAKQGQILQAEGRREAAFRDAEARERLAEAEAKATQMVSESIAKGDVAALNYFIADKYIKAFGQFADSPNQKILMIPLEATSVLSSLAGIGEIAKATFGESAASAAAAARRTSSVPNTGPTPPPVTPQR; encoded by the coding sequence ATGAGTGGCTTCGACATTTTCGCGATTGCCCTTGTTCTACTTGTCATTGCCACATTGTTCGCGGGCGTCAAAACGGTGCCGCAGGGCTATGATTGGACCATCGAGCGGTTCGGCAAATACACCCGCACGCTGTCGCCGGGGTTGAACCTCATCATTCCCTATTTCGACCGCGTCGGCCGCAAGATGAACATGATGGAGCAGGTGATCAACATTCCCGAGCAGGAGGTGATCACCAAGGACAACGCCACCGTGACGGTGGATGGCGTCGCGTTCTTCCAGGTGTTCGACGCCGCGAAAGCAAGCTACGAGGTCGCTAATCTCGAGCAGGCCATCATCGTTCTGACCATGACCAACATCCGCTCGGTGATGGGATCGATGGACCTCGACCAGGTGCTGTCGCACCGCGACGAGATCAACGAGCGGCTGCTGCGCGTGGTTGATGCGGCCGTCTCGCCATGGGGGCTCAAGGTCAACCGCATCGAGATCAAGGACATCGTGCCGCCGGCCGACCTGGTGGAAGCGATGGGCCGTCAGATGAAGGCCGAGCGCGTCAAGCGCGCCGACATTCTGCAGGCCGAGGGCCAGCGCCAGTCGGAAATCCTGCGCGCGGAAGGCGCCAAACAGGGTCAGATTTTGCAGGCCGAAGGCCGCCGCGAAGCCGCATTCCGCGACGCCGAAGCGCGCGAGCGCCTGGCGGAGGCGGAAGCCAAGGCGACGCAGATGGTCTCCGAATCCATCGCCAAGGGCGATGTCGCCGCGTTGAACTATTTTATCGCCGACAAGTACATCAAGGCGTTCGGACAGTTCGCGGATTCGCCGAACCAGAAGATCCTGATGATCCCGCTGGAAGCAACTTCCGTGCTGTCCTCGCTCGCCGGCATTGGCGAGATCGCCAAGGCGACGTTTGGCGAGAGCGCAGCTTCCGCTGCGGCCGCTGCACGGCGGACTTCCTCGGTGCCGAATACCGGCCCGACCCCGCCGCCGGTTACGCCGCAGCGGTGA
- a CDS encoding type III PLP-dependent enzyme → MTERIQEFLRNRRSEGQDTEPCLVVDLEVVRDNYQTFAKALPDSRVFYAVKANPAPEVLSLLASMGSCFDTATVAEIEMAMAAGATPDRISYGNTIKKERDIARAFALGIRLFAVDCAAEVEKIARAAPGAKVFCRILYDCAGAEWPLSRKFGCDPEMAVEVLDLAKRLGLEPVGISFHVGSQQRKVKAWDRALAMASTVFRDCAERGINLSMVNMGGGFPTKYLKDVPPVVQYGRSIFRALRKHFGNQIPETIIEPGRGMVGNAGIIETEVVLISRKSDEDEVRWVYLDIGKFGGLAETMDESIRYAIRTPHDGAEMTPCVLAGPTCDSADVLYEKMPYPLPVTLEIGDKLLIEGTGAYTSTYSSVAFNGIPPLRTYHI, encoded by the coding sequence ATGACCGAACGTATTCAGGAATTCCTGCGTAACCGCCGCAGCGAGGGCCAGGACACCGAGCCGTGCCTCGTCGTCGACCTCGAGGTCGTGCGCGACAACTACCAGACCTTTGCCAAGGCGCTGCCCGACAGTCGCGTGTTCTACGCGGTGAAGGCCAATCCGGCCCCCGAAGTGCTGTCGCTGCTCGCCTCCATGGGCTCCTGCTTCGACACCGCAACCGTTGCCGAAATCGAAATGGCGATGGCTGCCGGTGCGACGCCGGACCGCATCTCCTATGGCAACACGATCAAGAAGGAGCGCGACATCGCGCGCGCCTTCGCGCTCGGCATTCGCCTGTTCGCGGTCGACTGCGCAGCCGAAGTCGAGAAGATCGCGCGCGCCGCTCCCGGCGCAAAAGTGTTCTGCCGCATCCTCTATGACTGCGCCGGCGCCGAATGGCCGCTGTCGCGGAAGTTCGGCTGCGACCCGGAGATGGCGGTCGAGGTGCTCGACCTCGCCAAGCGCCTGGGGCTGGAGCCGGTCGGCATCTCGTTCCATGTCGGCTCGCAGCAGCGCAAGGTGAAGGCGTGGGACCGTGCGCTGGCGATGGCCTCGACGGTGTTCCGGGACTGCGCGGAGCGCGGGATCAACCTGTCCATGGTCAACATGGGCGGCGGCTTCCCGACCAAGTACCTCAAGGACGTTCCTCCGGTCGTGCAGTACGGCCGGTCGATCTTCCGTGCGCTGCGCAAGCACTTCGGCAACCAGATCCCGGAGACCATCATCGAGCCGGGCCGCGGCATGGTCGGCAACGCCGGCATCATCGAGACCGAAGTCGTCCTGATCTCCAGGAAGAGCGACGAGGACGAGGTGCGCTGGGTGTATCTCGACATCGGCAAGTTCGGCGGTCTCGCCGAGACGATGGACGAGTCGATCCGCTACGCCATCCGCACGCCGCATGACGGCGCGGAGATGACGCCGTGCGTGCTCGCGGGGCCCACCTGCGACAGCGCCGACGTGCTGTACGAGAAGATGCCGTACCCGCTTCCGGTGACGCTCGAGATTGGCGACAAGCTGTTGATCGAAGGCACCGGGGCCTACACGTCGACTTACTCGTCGGTGGCGTTCAACGGCATCCCGCCGCTCAGGACCTACCACATCTGA